One window from the genome of Ananas comosus cultivar F153 linkage group 13, ASM154086v1, whole genome shotgun sequence encodes:
- the LOC109719398 gene encoding suppressor protein SRP40-like, with protein sequence MEGKKPSSSPSSSSSSSIADELFGRKDGGKGSSSSSSSSSSSSGGYFSSVFPPASAVMGKDAAHSDLYWALNKQRAEGQNGNSHEGKSQGSPNKNQATYSKDGKPAYSTESTESPYFGSSVHYGGRDFYGSAPSKHATDSSKSYKNDEDDESAATRGNWWQGSLYY encoded by the exons ATGGAAGGTAAGAaaccctcttcttctccttcatcttcatcttcatcttcgaTCGCCGACGAGCTCTTCGGGCGCAAAGATGGGGGGAAGggctcgtcgtcgtcgtcgtcgtcgtcgtcgtcgtcgtctggTGGGTACTTTAGCAGTGTGTTCCCCCCCGCCTCTGCG GTGATGGGCAAGGATGCAGCACATTCTGACTTGTACTGGGCATTGAACAAGCAGAGAGCTGAGGGTCAGAATGGGAATTCTCATG AAGGTAAATCTCAGGGCAGTCCAAACAAGAATCAGGCCACATATAGTAAGGATGGGAAACCCGCTTATTCGACTGAGTCGACTGAGTCGCCTTACTTTGGGTCCTCTGTGCATTACGGCGGCCGAGATTTCTATGGTAGCGCTCCATCCAAGCATGCCACTGATTCTTCTAAAAGC TACAAAAATGATGAGGATGATGAATCGGCAGCTACTAGAGGGAACTGGTGGCAAG gttcCCTCTACTACTAA
- the LOC109719673 gene encoding 26S proteasome non-ATPase regulatory subunit 14 homolog: protein MERLSRIFGAGGMGHPPSDAPLLDSSEQVYISSLALLKMLKHGRAGVPMEVMGLMLGEFVDEYTVRVVDVFAMPQSGTGVSVEAVDHVFQTNMLDMLKQTGRPEMVVGWYHSHPGFGCWLSGVDINTQQSFEALNPRAVAVVVDPIQSVKGKVVIDAFRLINPQTMMLGQEPRQTTSNVGHLNKPSIQALIHGLNRHYYSIAINYRKNELEEKMLLNLHKKKWTDGLMLRRFDTHAKTNEQTVQEMLNLAIKYNKAVQEEDELPPEKLAIANVGRQDAKKHLEEHVSNLMSSNIVQTLGTMLDTVVF from the exons atggAGAGGTTATCTCGAATCTTCGGAGCGGGGGGGATGGGGCACCCACCCAGCGACGCCCCTCTCCTCGACTCCTCCGAGCAGGTCtacatctcctccctcgccctccTCAAGATGCTCAAGCACG GAAGGGCCGGGGTTCCCATGGAGGTGATGGGGCTCATGCTCGGCGAGTTCGTGGACGAGTACACGGTGCGCGTCGTCGACGTCTTCGCGATGCCGCAGAGCGGAACAGGGGTTAGCGTCGAGGCCGTCGATCACGTCTTCCAAACAAACATGCTCGACATGCTCAAGCAAACTGGAAG ACCGGAAATGGTGGTGGGTTGGTACCACTCTCATCCTGGCTTTGGTTGTTGGCTCTCTGGTGTTGACATAAATACCCAGCAG AGTTTTGAAGCCTTAAATCCTAGGGCGGTTGCAGTGGTTGTAGACCCAATCCAAAGTGTAAAGGGGAAGGTGGTTATTGATGCTTTCCGGTTGATTAATCCTCAGACTATGATGCTAGGCCAAGAGCCTCGCCAGACCACATCCAATGTTGGACACCTCAACAAACCATCCATTCAG GCATTGATTCATGGATTGAACCGACATTACTACTCCATAGCCATTAATTATCGTAAAAATGAGCTGGAGGAAAAGATGTTACTGAATTTGCATAAGAAGAAGTGGACGGATGGTTTGATGCTGCGGCGATTCGATACACATGCCAAAACTAATGAGCAGACTGTGCAG GAAATGCTGAATTTGGCTATCAAGTACAATAAAGCAGTCCAGGAGGAGGACGAACTGCCGCCTGAGAAGCTGGCAATCGCTAATGTAGGGCGGCAAGATGCAAAGAAGCACCTGGAGGAGCACGTCTCGAACTTGATGTCATCCAACATCGTGCAGACTCTCGGAACGATGCTAGACACTGTTGTATTTTAA